The proteins below are encoded in one region of Telopea speciosissima isolate NSW1024214 ecotype Mountain lineage chromosome 10, Tspe_v1, whole genome shotgun sequence:
- the LOC122642614 gene encoding ARM REPEAT PROTEIN INTERACTING WITH ABF2-like isoform X4 — protein sequence MVMEPEQEQEPEQHQQRRQEQQSCPERKGQKRKLEEEFEEEREISLASPDAHKALASELSAQVQILNSTYSWKEADRAAAKRATHVLAELAKNEEVVNAIVDGGAVPALVRHLQAPPPSGDGDSDQKPFEHEVEKGSAFALGLLAVKPEHQQLIVDAGALSHLVALLKSQKDGSNSRAVNSVIRRAADAITNLAHENSSIKTRVRIEGGVPPLVELLEFNDTKVQRAAAGALRTLAFKNDENKNEIVECNALPTLILMLRSEDAAIHYEAVGVIGNLVHSSPNIKKEVLLAGALQPVIGLLSSCCPESQREAALLLGQFAATDSDCKVHIVQRGAVRPLIDMLQSPDVQLREMSAFALGRLAQDMHNQAGIAYNGGLVPLLKLLDSKNGSLQHNAAFALYGLADNEDNVSDFIKVGGVQKLQDGEFIVQATKDCVAKTLKRLEEKIPGRVLNHLLYLMRVADKIFQRRVALALAHLCSLDDQRTIFIDNNGLELLLGLLGSTSLRQQLDGSVALYKLANKATTLSPMDAAPPSPTPQVYLGEQYVNNVTLSDVTFLVEGRRFYAHRIALLASSDTFRAMFDGGYRLVLMMRFIYTGSVDVTLDIAQDLLRAADQYLLEGLKRLCEYAIAQDISLDNVSSMYELSEAFHAISLRHTCILFILEQFDKLSAKPGYSHLIQRIIPEIRNYFSKALTKPNLRNTLL from the exons ATGGTGATGGAGCCGGAACAGGAGCAAGAGCCGGAGCAGCACCAGCAGAGGCGCCAGGAACAACAAAGCTGTCCAGAGAGGAAAGGACAGAAGCGTAAACTGGAAGAGGAATTTGAAGAAGAACGAGAGATCTCGCTCGCTTCTCCCGACGCTCACAAGGCCTTAGCGTCGGAGTTGAGTGCCCAAGTTCAGATTCTTAACTCTACTTACTCTTGGAAAGAAGCGGATCGAGCAGCCGCCAAGCGTGCAACTCATGTTCTTGCTGAGCTTGCCAAAAATG AAGAAGTGGTGAACGCCATCGTAGACGGCGGTGCAGTCCCTGCTTTAGTGAGGCATCTTCAGGCGCCGCCACCTTCGGGGGACGGAGACAGTGACCAGAAGCCGTTCGAGCATGAGGTCGAGAAAGGAAGTGCTTTTGCTCTTGGACTTCTCGCAGTAAAG CCTGAGCATCAACAGCTCATAGTTGATGCTGGTGCTTTGTCTCATCTTGTGGCCCTATTAAAAAGTCAAAAAGATGGTTCTAATTCTCGGGCTGTCAATAGTGTTATTCGGAGAGCAGCTGATGCAATCACTAACCTTGCTCACGAGAATAGCAGCATTAAAACTCGTGTCAG GATTGAAGGGGGAGTTCCTCCTCTTGTTGAGTTGCTTGAGTTCAATGACACAAAGGTGCAGAGAGCAGCTGCAGGGGCCTTGCGAACCCTAGCATTCAAAAATGATGAAAACAAAAATGAG ATTGTAGAATGCAATGCACTTCCTACACTGATTCTAATGCTTCGGTCGGAGGATGCTGCTATACATTATGAAGCG GTGGGTGTCATTGGTAATCTGGTCCACTCGTCCCCCAATATTAAGAAAGAAGTTCTCCTTGCTGGGGCTTTACAACCTGTCATTGGACTACTCAG CTCCTGCTGTCCGGAGAGCCAAAGGGAGGCAGCTTTGTTACTTGGGCAATTTGCTGCGACAGATTCAGATTGCAAG GTGCACATTGTACAGAGAGGTGCTGTCCGGCCTTTGATTGATATGCTTCAGTCTCCGGATGTACAACTTAGGGAAATGTCAGCCTTTGCATTGGGGAGATTGGCACAG gatATGCACAACCAAGCTGGCATCGCTTATAATGGTGGTCTAGTGCCATTGTTGAAGCTTCTCGACTCAAAGAATGGGTCTCTACAACACAACGCTGCTTTTGCCCTTTATGGTCTTGCAGACAATGAG GACAATGTTTCTGATTTTATCAAAGTAGGAGGTGTTCAAAAGCTGCAAGATGGAGAATTTATTGTTCAA GCAACAAAAGACTGTGTGGCTAAAACACTGAAAAGACTAGAGGAGAAGATACCTGGAAGA GTATTGAATCATTTGTTATATCTGATGCGCGTCGCAGATAAGATCTTCCAAAGACGAGTTGCATTAGCTCTTGCTCATCTTTGTTCACTTGATGACCAAAGAACAATATTCATTGATAACAATG GGTTAGAGTTGCTTTTGGGTCTTCTTGGGTCTACAAGCCTAAGGCAGCAACTAGATGGTTCTGTAGCCCTGTACAAGTTGGCTAACAAAGCCACCACACTCTCTCCTATGGATGCAGCTCCTCCATCTCCAACGCCCCAG GTATATTTGGGTGAGCAATATGTAAATAATGTGACGCTATCGGATGTTACCTTTCTTGTTGAAG GTAGACGGTTCTATGCTCACAGAATTGCTCTTCTTGCTTCTTCAGACACATTTCGTGCAATGTTTGATGGTGGCTATAGG TTGGTGCTGATGATGAG GTTCATATACACAGGTTCGGTAGATGTTACATTGGATATTGCACAGGATCTTCTTAGAGCTGCAGATCAGTATCTCTTGGAGGGACTGAAGCGGCTCTGTGAGTATGCCATTGCACAG GATATTTCTTTGGATAATGTTTCAAGCATGTATGAACTTTCTGAGGCCTTCCATGCTATTTCATTAAGGCACACTTGCATCTTGTTTATCTTGGAACAGTTTGATAAATTGAGTGCCAAGCCTGG GTATTCTCATCTGATCCAGCGGATAATACCAGAGATTCGTAACTACTTCTCTAAAGCTCTGACCAAACCAAACCTACGAAATACTCTGTTATAG
- the LOC122642614 gene encoding ARM REPEAT PROTEIN INTERACTING WITH ABF2-like isoform X5: MVMEPEQEQEPEQHQQRRQEQQSCPERKGQKRKLEEEFEEEREISLASPDAHKALASELSAQVQILNSTYSWKEADRAAAKRATHVLAELAKNEEVVNAIVDGGAVPALVRHLQAPPPSGDGDSDQKPFEHEVEKGSAFALGLLAVKPEHQQLIVDAGALSHLVALLKSQKDGSNSRAVNSVIRRAADAITNLAHENSSIKTRVRIEGGVPPLVELLEFNDTKVQRAAAGALRTLAFKNDENKNEIVECNALPTLILMLRSEDAAIHYEAVGVIGNLVHSSPNIKKEVLLAGALQPVIGLLSSCCPESQREAALLLGQFAATDSDCKDMHNQAGIAYNGGLVPLLKLLDSKNGSLQHNAAFALYGLADNEDNVSDFIKVGGVQKLQDGEFIVQATKDCVAKTLKRLEEKIPGRVLNHLLYLMRVADKIFQRRVALALAHLCSLDDQRTIFIDNNGLELLLGLLGSTSLRQQLDGSVALYKLANKATTLSPMDAAPPSPTPQVYLGEQYVNNVTLSDVTFLVEGRRFYAHRIALLASSDTFRAMFDGGYREKDARDIEIPNIKWEVFELMMRFIYTGSVDVTLDIAQDLLRAADQYLLEGLKRLCEYAIAQDISLDNVSSMYELSEAFHAISLRHTCILFILEQFDKLSAKPGYSHLIQRIIPEIRNYFSKALTKPNLRNTLL, encoded by the exons ATGGTGATGGAGCCGGAACAGGAGCAAGAGCCGGAGCAGCACCAGCAGAGGCGCCAGGAACAACAAAGCTGTCCAGAGAGGAAAGGACAGAAGCGTAAACTGGAAGAGGAATTTGAAGAAGAACGAGAGATCTCGCTCGCTTCTCCCGACGCTCACAAGGCCTTAGCGTCGGAGTTGAGTGCCCAAGTTCAGATTCTTAACTCTACTTACTCTTGGAAAGAAGCGGATCGAGCAGCCGCCAAGCGTGCAACTCATGTTCTTGCTGAGCTTGCCAAAAATG AAGAAGTGGTGAACGCCATCGTAGACGGCGGTGCAGTCCCTGCTTTAGTGAGGCATCTTCAGGCGCCGCCACCTTCGGGGGACGGAGACAGTGACCAGAAGCCGTTCGAGCATGAGGTCGAGAAAGGAAGTGCTTTTGCTCTTGGACTTCTCGCAGTAAAG CCTGAGCATCAACAGCTCATAGTTGATGCTGGTGCTTTGTCTCATCTTGTGGCCCTATTAAAAAGTCAAAAAGATGGTTCTAATTCTCGGGCTGTCAATAGTGTTATTCGGAGAGCAGCTGATGCAATCACTAACCTTGCTCACGAGAATAGCAGCATTAAAACTCGTGTCAG GATTGAAGGGGGAGTTCCTCCTCTTGTTGAGTTGCTTGAGTTCAATGACACAAAGGTGCAGAGAGCAGCTGCAGGGGCCTTGCGAACCCTAGCATTCAAAAATGATGAAAACAAAAATGAG ATTGTAGAATGCAATGCACTTCCTACACTGATTCTAATGCTTCGGTCGGAGGATGCTGCTATACATTATGAAGCG GTGGGTGTCATTGGTAATCTGGTCCACTCGTCCCCCAATATTAAGAAAGAAGTTCTCCTTGCTGGGGCTTTACAACCTGTCATTGGACTACTCAG CTCCTGCTGTCCGGAGAGCCAAAGGGAGGCAGCTTTGTTACTTGGGCAATTTGCTGCGACAGATTCAGATTGCAAG gatATGCACAACCAAGCTGGCATCGCTTATAATGGTGGTCTAGTGCCATTGTTGAAGCTTCTCGACTCAAAGAATGGGTCTCTACAACACAACGCTGCTTTTGCCCTTTATGGTCTTGCAGACAATGAG GACAATGTTTCTGATTTTATCAAAGTAGGAGGTGTTCAAAAGCTGCAAGATGGAGAATTTATTGTTCAA GCAACAAAAGACTGTGTGGCTAAAACACTGAAAAGACTAGAGGAGAAGATACCTGGAAGA GTATTGAATCATTTGTTATATCTGATGCGCGTCGCAGATAAGATCTTCCAAAGACGAGTTGCATTAGCTCTTGCTCATCTTTGTTCACTTGATGACCAAAGAACAATATTCATTGATAACAATG GGTTAGAGTTGCTTTTGGGTCTTCTTGGGTCTACAAGCCTAAGGCAGCAACTAGATGGTTCTGTAGCCCTGTACAAGTTGGCTAACAAAGCCACCACACTCTCTCCTATGGATGCAGCTCCTCCATCTCCAACGCCCCAG GTATATTTGGGTGAGCAATATGTAAATAATGTGACGCTATCGGATGTTACCTTTCTTGTTGAAG GTAGACGGTTCTATGCTCACAGAATTGCTCTTCTTGCTTCTTCAGACACATTTCGTGCAATGTTTGATGGTGGCTATAGG GAAAAGGATGCAAGAGACATAGAGATTCCGAATATAAAGTGGGAGGTCTTTGAGTTGATGATGAG GTTCATATACACAGGTTCGGTAGATGTTACATTGGATATTGCACAGGATCTTCTTAGAGCTGCAGATCAGTATCTCTTGGAGGGACTGAAGCGGCTCTGTGAGTATGCCATTGCACAG GATATTTCTTTGGATAATGTTTCAAGCATGTATGAACTTTCTGAGGCCTTCCATGCTATTTCATTAAGGCACACTTGCATCTTGTTTATCTTGGAACAGTTTGATAAATTGAGTGCCAAGCCTGG GTATTCTCATCTGATCCAGCGGATAATACCAGAGATTCGTAACTACTTCTCTAAAGCTCTGACCAAACCAAACCTACGAAATACTCTGTTATAG
- the LOC122642614 gene encoding ARM REPEAT PROTEIN INTERACTING WITH ABF2-like isoform X1 yields MVMEPEQEQEPEQHQQRRQEQQSCPERKGQKRKLEEEFEEEREISLASPDAHKALASELSAQVQILNSTYSWKEADRAAAKRATHVLAELAKNEEVVNAIVDGGAVPALVRHLQAPPPSGDGDSDQKPFEHEVEKGSAFALGLLAVKPEHQQLIVDAGALSHLVALLKSQKDGSNSRAVNSVIRRAADAITNLAHENSSIKTRVRIEGGVPPLVELLEFNDTKVQRAAAGALRTLAFKNDENKNEIVECNALPTLILMLRSEDAAIHYEAVGVIGNLVHSSPNIKKEVLLAGALQPVIGLLSSCCPESQREAALLLGQFAATDSDCKVHIVQRGAVRPLIDMLQSPDVQLREMSAFALGRLAQDMHNQAGIAYNGGLVPLLKLLDSKNGSLQHNAAFALYGLADNEDNVSDFIKVGGVQKLQDGEFIVQATKDCVAKTLKRLEEKIPGRVLNHLLYLMRVADKIFQRRVALALAHLCSLDDQRTIFIDNNGLELLLGLLGSTSLRQQLDGSVALYKLANKATTLSPMDAAPPSPTPQVYLGEQYVNNVTLSDVTFLVEGRRFYAHRIALLASSDTFRAMFDGGYREKDARDIEIPNIKWEVFELMMRFIYTGSVDVTLDIAQDLLRAADQYLLEGLKRLCEYAIAQDISLDNVSSMYELSEAFHAISLRHTCILFILEQFDKLSAKPGYSHLIQRIIPEIRNYFSKALTKPNLRNTLL; encoded by the exons ATGGTGATGGAGCCGGAACAGGAGCAAGAGCCGGAGCAGCACCAGCAGAGGCGCCAGGAACAACAAAGCTGTCCAGAGAGGAAAGGACAGAAGCGTAAACTGGAAGAGGAATTTGAAGAAGAACGAGAGATCTCGCTCGCTTCTCCCGACGCTCACAAGGCCTTAGCGTCGGAGTTGAGTGCCCAAGTTCAGATTCTTAACTCTACTTACTCTTGGAAAGAAGCGGATCGAGCAGCCGCCAAGCGTGCAACTCATGTTCTTGCTGAGCTTGCCAAAAATG AAGAAGTGGTGAACGCCATCGTAGACGGCGGTGCAGTCCCTGCTTTAGTGAGGCATCTTCAGGCGCCGCCACCTTCGGGGGACGGAGACAGTGACCAGAAGCCGTTCGAGCATGAGGTCGAGAAAGGAAGTGCTTTTGCTCTTGGACTTCTCGCAGTAAAG CCTGAGCATCAACAGCTCATAGTTGATGCTGGTGCTTTGTCTCATCTTGTGGCCCTATTAAAAAGTCAAAAAGATGGTTCTAATTCTCGGGCTGTCAATAGTGTTATTCGGAGAGCAGCTGATGCAATCACTAACCTTGCTCACGAGAATAGCAGCATTAAAACTCGTGTCAG GATTGAAGGGGGAGTTCCTCCTCTTGTTGAGTTGCTTGAGTTCAATGACACAAAGGTGCAGAGAGCAGCTGCAGGGGCCTTGCGAACCCTAGCATTCAAAAATGATGAAAACAAAAATGAG ATTGTAGAATGCAATGCACTTCCTACACTGATTCTAATGCTTCGGTCGGAGGATGCTGCTATACATTATGAAGCG GTGGGTGTCATTGGTAATCTGGTCCACTCGTCCCCCAATATTAAGAAAGAAGTTCTCCTTGCTGGGGCTTTACAACCTGTCATTGGACTACTCAG CTCCTGCTGTCCGGAGAGCCAAAGGGAGGCAGCTTTGTTACTTGGGCAATTTGCTGCGACAGATTCAGATTGCAAG GTGCACATTGTACAGAGAGGTGCTGTCCGGCCTTTGATTGATATGCTTCAGTCTCCGGATGTACAACTTAGGGAAATGTCAGCCTTTGCATTGGGGAGATTGGCACAG gatATGCACAACCAAGCTGGCATCGCTTATAATGGTGGTCTAGTGCCATTGTTGAAGCTTCTCGACTCAAAGAATGGGTCTCTACAACACAACGCTGCTTTTGCCCTTTATGGTCTTGCAGACAATGAG GACAATGTTTCTGATTTTATCAAAGTAGGAGGTGTTCAAAAGCTGCAAGATGGAGAATTTATTGTTCAA GCAACAAAAGACTGTGTGGCTAAAACACTGAAAAGACTAGAGGAGAAGATACCTGGAAGA GTATTGAATCATTTGTTATATCTGATGCGCGTCGCAGATAAGATCTTCCAAAGACGAGTTGCATTAGCTCTTGCTCATCTTTGTTCACTTGATGACCAAAGAACAATATTCATTGATAACAATG GGTTAGAGTTGCTTTTGGGTCTTCTTGGGTCTACAAGCCTAAGGCAGCAACTAGATGGTTCTGTAGCCCTGTACAAGTTGGCTAACAAAGCCACCACACTCTCTCCTATGGATGCAGCTCCTCCATCTCCAACGCCCCAG GTATATTTGGGTGAGCAATATGTAAATAATGTGACGCTATCGGATGTTACCTTTCTTGTTGAAG GTAGACGGTTCTATGCTCACAGAATTGCTCTTCTTGCTTCTTCAGACACATTTCGTGCAATGTTTGATGGTGGCTATAGG GAAAAGGATGCAAGAGACATAGAGATTCCGAATATAAAGTGGGAGGTCTTTGAGTTGATGATGAG GTTCATATACACAGGTTCGGTAGATGTTACATTGGATATTGCACAGGATCTTCTTAGAGCTGCAGATCAGTATCTCTTGGAGGGACTGAAGCGGCTCTGTGAGTATGCCATTGCACAG GATATTTCTTTGGATAATGTTTCAAGCATGTATGAACTTTCTGAGGCCTTCCATGCTATTTCATTAAGGCACACTTGCATCTTGTTTATCTTGGAACAGTTTGATAAATTGAGTGCCAAGCCTGG GTATTCTCATCTGATCCAGCGGATAATACCAGAGATTCGTAACTACTTCTCTAAAGCTCTGACCAAACCAAACCTACGAAATACTCTGTTATAG
- the LOC122642614 gene encoding ARM REPEAT PROTEIN INTERACTING WITH ABF2-like isoform X3 yields MVMEPEQEQEPEQHQQRRQEQQSCPERKGQKRKLEEEFEEEREISLASPDAHKALASELSAQVQILNSTYSWKEADRAAAKRATHVLAELAKNEEVVNAIVDGGAVPALVRHLQAPPPSGDGDSDQKPFEHEVEKGSAFALGLLAVKPEHQQLIVDAGALSHLVALLKSQKDGSNSRAVNSVIRRAADAITNLAHENSSIKTRVRIEGGVPPLVELLEFNDTKVQRAAAGALRTLAFKNDENKNEIVECNALPTLILMLRSEDAAIHYEVGVIGNLVHSSPNIKKEVLLAGALQPVIGLLSSCCPESQREAALLLGQFAATDSDCKVHIVQRGAVRPLIDMLQSPDVQLREMSAFALGRLAQDMHNQAGIAYNGGLVPLLKLLDSKNGSLQHNAAFALYGLADNEDNVSDFIKVGGVQKLQDGEFIVQATKDCVAKTLKRLEEKIPGRVLNHLLYLMRVADKIFQRRVALALAHLCSLDDQRTIFIDNNGLELLLGLLGSTSLRQQLDGSVALYKLANKATTLSPMDAAPPSPTPQVYLGEQYVNNVTLSDVTFLVEGRRFYAHRIALLASSDTFRAMFDGGYREKDARDIEIPNIKWEVFELMMRFIYTGSVDVTLDIAQDLLRAADQYLLEGLKRLCEYAIAQDISLDNVSSMYELSEAFHAISLRHTCILFILEQFDKLSAKPGYSHLIQRIIPEIRNYFSKALTKPNLRNTLL; encoded by the exons ATGGTGATGGAGCCGGAACAGGAGCAAGAGCCGGAGCAGCACCAGCAGAGGCGCCAGGAACAACAAAGCTGTCCAGAGAGGAAAGGACAGAAGCGTAAACTGGAAGAGGAATTTGAAGAAGAACGAGAGATCTCGCTCGCTTCTCCCGACGCTCACAAGGCCTTAGCGTCGGAGTTGAGTGCCCAAGTTCAGATTCTTAACTCTACTTACTCTTGGAAAGAAGCGGATCGAGCAGCCGCCAAGCGTGCAACTCATGTTCTTGCTGAGCTTGCCAAAAATG AAGAAGTGGTGAACGCCATCGTAGACGGCGGTGCAGTCCCTGCTTTAGTGAGGCATCTTCAGGCGCCGCCACCTTCGGGGGACGGAGACAGTGACCAGAAGCCGTTCGAGCATGAGGTCGAGAAAGGAAGTGCTTTTGCTCTTGGACTTCTCGCAGTAAAG CCTGAGCATCAACAGCTCATAGTTGATGCTGGTGCTTTGTCTCATCTTGTGGCCCTATTAAAAAGTCAAAAAGATGGTTCTAATTCTCGGGCTGTCAATAGTGTTATTCGGAGAGCAGCTGATGCAATCACTAACCTTGCTCACGAGAATAGCAGCATTAAAACTCGTGTCAG GATTGAAGGGGGAGTTCCTCCTCTTGTTGAGTTGCTTGAGTTCAATGACACAAAGGTGCAGAGAGCAGCTGCAGGGGCCTTGCGAACCCTAGCATTCAAAAATGATGAAAACAAAAATGAG ATTGTAGAATGCAATGCACTTCCTACACTGATTCTAATGCTTCGGTCGGAGGATGCTGCTATACATTATGAA GTGGGTGTCATTGGTAATCTGGTCCACTCGTCCCCCAATATTAAGAAAGAAGTTCTCCTTGCTGGGGCTTTACAACCTGTCATTGGACTACTCAG CTCCTGCTGTCCGGAGAGCCAAAGGGAGGCAGCTTTGTTACTTGGGCAATTTGCTGCGACAGATTCAGATTGCAAG GTGCACATTGTACAGAGAGGTGCTGTCCGGCCTTTGATTGATATGCTTCAGTCTCCGGATGTACAACTTAGGGAAATGTCAGCCTTTGCATTGGGGAGATTGGCACAG gatATGCACAACCAAGCTGGCATCGCTTATAATGGTGGTCTAGTGCCATTGTTGAAGCTTCTCGACTCAAAGAATGGGTCTCTACAACACAACGCTGCTTTTGCCCTTTATGGTCTTGCAGACAATGAG GACAATGTTTCTGATTTTATCAAAGTAGGAGGTGTTCAAAAGCTGCAAGATGGAGAATTTATTGTTCAA GCAACAAAAGACTGTGTGGCTAAAACACTGAAAAGACTAGAGGAGAAGATACCTGGAAGA GTATTGAATCATTTGTTATATCTGATGCGCGTCGCAGATAAGATCTTCCAAAGACGAGTTGCATTAGCTCTTGCTCATCTTTGTTCACTTGATGACCAAAGAACAATATTCATTGATAACAATG GGTTAGAGTTGCTTTTGGGTCTTCTTGGGTCTACAAGCCTAAGGCAGCAACTAGATGGTTCTGTAGCCCTGTACAAGTTGGCTAACAAAGCCACCACACTCTCTCCTATGGATGCAGCTCCTCCATCTCCAACGCCCCAG GTATATTTGGGTGAGCAATATGTAAATAATGTGACGCTATCGGATGTTACCTTTCTTGTTGAAG GTAGACGGTTCTATGCTCACAGAATTGCTCTTCTTGCTTCTTCAGACACATTTCGTGCAATGTTTGATGGTGGCTATAGG GAAAAGGATGCAAGAGACATAGAGATTCCGAATATAAAGTGGGAGGTCTTTGAGTTGATGATGAG GTTCATATACACAGGTTCGGTAGATGTTACATTGGATATTGCACAGGATCTTCTTAGAGCTGCAGATCAGTATCTCTTGGAGGGACTGAAGCGGCTCTGTGAGTATGCCATTGCACAG GATATTTCTTTGGATAATGTTTCAAGCATGTATGAACTTTCTGAGGCCTTCCATGCTATTTCATTAAGGCACACTTGCATCTTGTTTATCTTGGAACAGTTTGATAAATTGAGTGCCAAGCCTGG GTATTCTCATCTGATCCAGCGGATAATACCAGAGATTCGTAACTACTTCTCTAAAGCTCTGACCAAACCAAACCTACGAAATACTCTGTTATAG
- the LOC122642614 gene encoding ARM REPEAT PROTEIN INTERACTING WITH ABF2-like isoform X2: MVMEPEQEQEPEQHQQRRQEQQSCPERKGQKRKLEEEFEEEREISLASPDAHKALASELSAQVQILNSTYSWKEADRAAAKRATHVLAELAKNEEVVNAIVDGGAVPALVRHLQAPPPSGDGDSDQKPFEHEVEKGSAFALGLLAVKPEHQQLIVDAGALSHLVALLKSQKDGSNSRAVNSVIRRAADAITNLAHENSSIKTRVRIEGGVPPLVELLEFNDTKVQRAAAGALRTLAFKNDENKNEIVECNALPTLILMLRSEDAAIHYEAVGVIGNLVHSSPNIKKEVLLAGALQPVIGLSSCCPESQREAALLLGQFAATDSDCKVHIVQRGAVRPLIDMLQSPDVQLREMSAFALGRLAQDMHNQAGIAYNGGLVPLLKLLDSKNGSLQHNAAFALYGLADNEDNVSDFIKVGGVQKLQDGEFIVQATKDCVAKTLKRLEEKIPGRVLNHLLYLMRVADKIFQRRVALALAHLCSLDDQRTIFIDNNGLELLLGLLGSTSLRQQLDGSVALYKLANKATTLSPMDAAPPSPTPQVYLGEQYVNNVTLSDVTFLVEGRRFYAHRIALLASSDTFRAMFDGGYREKDARDIEIPNIKWEVFELMMRFIYTGSVDVTLDIAQDLLRAADQYLLEGLKRLCEYAIAQDISLDNVSSMYELSEAFHAISLRHTCILFILEQFDKLSAKPGYSHLIQRIIPEIRNYFSKALTKPNLRNTLL; this comes from the exons ATGGTGATGGAGCCGGAACAGGAGCAAGAGCCGGAGCAGCACCAGCAGAGGCGCCAGGAACAACAAAGCTGTCCAGAGAGGAAAGGACAGAAGCGTAAACTGGAAGAGGAATTTGAAGAAGAACGAGAGATCTCGCTCGCTTCTCCCGACGCTCACAAGGCCTTAGCGTCGGAGTTGAGTGCCCAAGTTCAGATTCTTAACTCTACTTACTCTTGGAAAGAAGCGGATCGAGCAGCCGCCAAGCGTGCAACTCATGTTCTTGCTGAGCTTGCCAAAAATG AAGAAGTGGTGAACGCCATCGTAGACGGCGGTGCAGTCCCTGCTTTAGTGAGGCATCTTCAGGCGCCGCCACCTTCGGGGGACGGAGACAGTGACCAGAAGCCGTTCGAGCATGAGGTCGAGAAAGGAAGTGCTTTTGCTCTTGGACTTCTCGCAGTAAAG CCTGAGCATCAACAGCTCATAGTTGATGCTGGTGCTTTGTCTCATCTTGTGGCCCTATTAAAAAGTCAAAAAGATGGTTCTAATTCTCGGGCTGTCAATAGTGTTATTCGGAGAGCAGCTGATGCAATCACTAACCTTGCTCACGAGAATAGCAGCATTAAAACTCGTGTCAG GATTGAAGGGGGAGTTCCTCCTCTTGTTGAGTTGCTTGAGTTCAATGACACAAAGGTGCAGAGAGCAGCTGCAGGGGCCTTGCGAACCCTAGCATTCAAAAATGATGAAAACAAAAATGAG ATTGTAGAATGCAATGCACTTCCTACACTGATTCTAATGCTTCGGTCGGAGGATGCTGCTATACATTATGAAGCG GTGGGTGTCATTGGTAATCTGGTCCACTCGTCCCCCAATATTAAGAAAGAAGTTCTCCTTGCTGGGGCTTTACAACCTGTCATTGGACTA AGCTCCTGCTGTCCGGAGAGCCAAAGGGAGGCAGCTTTGTTACTTGGGCAATTTGCTGCGACAGATTCAGATTGCAAG GTGCACATTGTACAGAGAGGTGCTGTCCGGCCTTTGATTGATATGCTTCAGTCTCCGGATGTACAACTTAGGGAAATGTCAGCCTTTGCATTGGGGAGATTGGCACAG gatATGCACAACCAAGCTGGCATCGCTTATAATGGTGGTCTAGTGCCATTGTTGAAGCTTCTCGACTCAAAGAATGGGTCTCTACAACACAACGCTGCTTTTGCCCTTTATGGTCTTGCAGACAATGAG GACAATGTTTCTGATTTTATCAAAGTAGGAGGTGTTCAAAAGCTGCAAGATGGAGAATTTATTGTTCAA GCAACAAAAGACTGTGTGGCTAAAACACTGAAAAGACTAGAGGAGAAGATACCTGGAAGA GTATTGAATCATTTGTTATATCTGATGCGCGTCGCAGATAAGATCTTCCAAAGACGAGTTGCATTAGCTCTTGCTCATCTTTGTTCACTTGATGACCAAAGAACAATATTCATTGATAACAATG GGTTAGAGTTGCTTTTGGGTCTTCTTGGGTCTACAAGCCTAAGGCAGCAACTAGATGGTTCTGTAGCCCTGTACAAGTTGGCTAACAAAGCCACCACACTCTCTCCTATGGATGCAGCTCCTCCATCTCCAACGCCCCAG GTATATTTGGGTGAGCAATATGTAAATAATGTGACGCTATCGGATGTTACCTTTCTTGTTGAAG GTAGACGGTTCTATGCTCACAGAATTGCTCTTCTTGCTTCTTCAGACACATTTCGTGCAATGTTTGATGGTGGCTATAGG GAAAAGGATGCAAGAGACATAGAGATTCCGAATATAAAGTGGGAGGTCTTTGAGTTGATGATGAG GTTCATATACACAGGTTCGGTAGATGTTACATTGGATATTGCACAGGATCTTCTTAGAGCTGCAGATCAGTATCTCTTGGAGGGACTGAAGCGGCTCTGTGAGTATGCCATTGCACAG GATATTTCTTTGGATAATGTTTCAAGCATGTATGAACTTTCTGAGGCCTTCCATGCTATTTCATTAAGGCACACTTGCATCTTGTTTATCTTGGAACAGTTTGATAAATTGAGTGCCAAGCCTGG GTATTCTCATCTGATCCAGCGGATAATACCAGAGATTCGTAACTACTTCTCTAAAGCTCTGACCAAACCAAACCTACGAAATACTCTGTTATAG